The following DNA comes from Nitrogeniibacter aestuarii.
TCCGATATCGATCCGGAAAGTCCTGACTGGCAATTGGTCGCCTGTCTTCGTCTCGCTGTGGTCTTTCACCGTGCTCGGACCGAGCGCTGCTGCCCGCCGATCGCCATCGAGCGCGTCGGTCACGGGTTCGCTCTGACGGCGGACGCGGACTGGCTCAACGAACTTCCGCTCACGGCGGCGGCGCTCAATGACGAGGTGGCACAGTGGAATGCCATCGGCCATCCATTGCAACTGACCGTCTCTGAACGGGGCAGTCAGGCAGGCTGAGCGCAAGGTCCATGGCACAACCCCGATTGCAACACGTTGATGGCTGCATGCAGGTGGCGGGGGAGTGGACACTGGCGGCATTGACGCCGCGCGTGGGCGAGCTGCGAAAAGCACTTGCCCGCAATCACGGCGGTTCATGGGATCTGTCCTCGCTGTCCCGGCTCGACAGTTTTGGCGCCATGTTGCTGTGGCGCGCCTGGGGGCATCAACTGCCCGTCGGCCTGGACATCCCGCCGGATCATCAAGGGCATTTTGACCGGCTGGCGCGCATCGGCCGCACACCAAGTGGCAAGCGGGCGGCGTTCGGTCCGGTGGATGCCCTGGCGGCGCTGGGCGTCGTCGTGCTTGGGCTGCTTGGACATGTCACCGATTTCCTTGCGCTGATCGGCCGGCTTGTCATCGACGTGGTGTATCTGATCGGCCGCCCGCGGGACTGGCCGCTCCGCGAGTTTTCCGCAAATCTGTTCAAGACCGGCGTGCGCGCGATGCCGGTCAGCGCGCTGGTGGGCTTTCTGATCGGCGTTGTGCTGTCCTATTTGTCGGCGCTGCAGCTCAAGGCCTTCGGCGCAGATATCTACATCGTCAATATTCTTGGCCTGGGCATCATTCGCGAACTGGGGCCGGTGCTGGTGTCGGTACTGGTGGCCGGGCGTTCGGGCTCTGCCATGACCGCACAGCTGGGCGTCATGCGGGTCACCGAGGAGATCGACGCACTCACGGTCATGGGCATTTCGCGATACGTGCGCCTGGTTCTGCCCAAGGTGATGGCCTTGAGTGTTGCCATGCCACTGCTGGTGCTCTGGACGGCCGGGGCGGCACTGCTGGGGGGCATGATCTCGGCAGAACTTCAGCTGGGGCTTGGCTACGCCTATTTCATCGAAGCGCTGCCCAAGGCCGTACCGCCCGAGAACCTTTACATTGCCTTGTCGAAAGGGACGGTTTTCGGCGTGCTCATCGCGCTGGTGGCCTGTCACTTCGGTCTGCGTGTCAAACCCAACACTGAGAGCCTGAGCGCCAATACCACGGCTTCGGTTGTCACCTCCATCACCACCGTGATTCTGGTTGATGCCGTCTTTGCCATTGCCACGAAGTCGATCGGGGTGCCGATTTGAGCGAGGCCGTCGTCAGCCTGCGTGCCCTGTCGACCCGGTTTGGCGACAACTGGGTGCATAAAGGTATCGATCTGGAAATTCCGCCGGGCGAGGTGGTGTCCCTGGTGGGCGGCTCGGGCAGTGGAAAGACCACCCTGCTGCGCCAGATGGTGGGTTTGCTTCAGCCGGCGGAAGGCGAGGTGCGGCTGTTTGGCGAGCCCTTGTTCGCCGGGTCGCGCGAAGAGCAGAAATTGCGTCGGCGACGGTTCGCCATGTGTTTTCAGCAAGGCGCGCTGTTCTCGGCTTTCAATGTGTTCGAGAACATCGCCTTTCCCCTGCGCGAAAGCCGGGTGGCGACCGAGGCCGAGATTCGCGAACTGGTGGCGCTCAAATTGCAGATGGTGGAGTTGCTGCCGGAGCACGCCGACCTGATGCCGGCCGAACTGTCGGGCGGGATGATCAAGCGGGTCGCGCTGGCCCGGGCGCTGTCGCTGGAGCCAGAGCTCTTGTTGCTGGACGAACCCACCGCCGGACTCGATCCGACGCGCAGTGCATCCTTCGTGGCGCTCATCAAGGATCTGCAGCGACAACTCGGGCTCACCGTCGTGCTGGTGACCCATGATCTGGATACGCTGGCGGCACTCTCGTCACGCGTGGCGGTCCTTGGCGAGAAGCGCATCCTCGCATTTGATACGCTGGAGGCTGTCATGCAGGTGCCGCATCCCTTCATCGAAGAATTCTTTCTCAGCGAACGCAGCGCCCGAGCCATCGCGCGCGGCCGAGAGATCTAAGCTATGGAAAATCGTGCCCACGCCATTCTGGCCGGCCTCTTTGTTGTACTCCTCAGTCTGGCAACCGCCGTGGCCTTGTGGTGGTTTTCGGGATCGCGTGAAGTCATGCGCGAAGTCGTGCTGGTCAGCCAGGGCAACGTGACCGGGCTCAATCTGCAGGCGGCGGTGCGGTTTCGCGGCATCGATGCCGGTCGGGTGGACGAGATCACCATCGACCCGGAAAACCCCCGCGACATCCTGGTGCGCATCAGTCTGCGTGAAGACTTGCCGTTGACGCGCGGCACGACCGCGTCGCTGGGCTATCAGGGAGTCACCGGGCTGGCCTTCGTTCAGCTCGAGGACCGGGGCGAGGACTTGCGCCCGCTCGATACGCCACCGGGCGAAGCCCCCCGGATTGCACTTGCGCCGAGTCTGTTTGATGAGCTGTCCGACGTGGCGGTCACGGCTTTGCAGCAGTTCAAAACGGTGGCTACTCAGATTCAGGACCTCTTTGCCGACGAAAATCTCGGTCGCATGGGGGACACCCTTAAGCGACTGGAGTCGGCGGCCCAGGGGATGGACGAGACCTTCACTGAAGCGCCGGAAGCCATCGCTGCGATCAAGCGCCTGTTCACGCCCGAGAATCAGGCCCGTTTCGCGTCGGTGATGGACAATCTCGACCGGACCAGCGGCGAGGTGGGCCCTGCCGTGGCGGAATTTCGCGCACTGCTGACAAAGCTGCGTGAAACCAGTGAGCACATCGACCAGGCAACGGTGGCGGCTGGCAACGACCTGCTCAACGGTTCTCTGCCGCGCCTGAACAGCATGATGAAGGAGCTCACCATCACTTCCAAGCGACTGACCCGTCTCATCGAGGAAGTGGATGCGGCGCCGCAGATGTTGTTGCTTGGCCGG
Coding sequences within:
- a CDS encoding ABC transporter permease — encoded protein: MAQPRLQHVDGCMQVAGEWTLAALTPRVGELRKALARNHGGSWDLSSLSRLDSFGAMLLWRAWGHQLPVGLDIPPDHQGHFDRLARIGRTPSGKRAAFGPVDALAALGVVVLGLLGHVTDFLALIGRLVIDVVYLIGRPRDWPLREFSANLFKTGVRAMPVSALVGFLIGVVLSYLSALQLKAFGADIYIVNILGLGIIRELGPVLVSVLVAGRSGSAMTAQLGVMRVTEEIDALTVMGISRYVRLVLPKVMALSVAMPLLVLWTAGAALLGGMISAELQLGLGYAYFIEALPKAVPPENLYIALSKGTVFGVLIALVACHFGLRVKPNTESLSANTTASVVTSITTVILVDAVFAIATKSIGVPI
- a CDS encoding MlaD family protein, which produces MENRAHAILAGLFVVLLSLATAVALWWFSGSREVMREVVLVSQGNVTGLNLQAAVRFRGIDAGRVDEITIDPENPRDILVRISLREDLPLTRGTTASLGYQGVTGLAFVQLEDRGEDLRPLDTPPGEAPRIALAPSLFDELSDVAVTALQQFKTVATQIQDLFADENLGRMGDTLKRLESAAQGMDETFTEAPEAIAAIKRLFTPENQARFASVMDNLDRTSGEVGPAVAEFRALLTKLRETSEHIDQATVAAGNDLLNGSLPRLNSMMKELTITSKRLTRLIEEVDAAPQMLLLGRGERAPGPGEEGFELPGSTQEKR
- a CDS encoding ABC transporter ATP-binding protein, with translation MSEAVVSLRALSTRFGDNWVHKGIDLEIPPGEVVSLVGGSGSGKTTLLRQMVGLLQPAEGEVRLFGEPLFAGSREEQKLRRRRFAMCFQQGALFSAFNVFENIAFPLRESRVATEAEIRELVALKLQMVELLPEHADLMPAELSGGMIKRVALARALSLEPELLLLDEPTAGLDPTRSASFVALIKDLQRQLGLTVVLVTHDLDTLAALSSRVAVLGEKRILAFDTLEAVMQVPHPFIEEFFLSERSARAIARGREI